Genomic segment of Malus domestica chromosome 15, GDT2T_hap1:
GGGATGATTTTGTCAAACAGTGTAGATCAGTTACCGGAGAGCAATTGATGGCATCTGCTCTTAACGACTTGCGTCTCCAGAAGCAAGGTTcttaggttttgttttgctaGGAGGCATATATAAATGTGTTGTCATGGTCTTTACAATTGATGGAACCATGTTTGACCGCTTTGTTAATGTCTACTAGGATTAGGGTGAAATGCCCAACCATACAAACGAGCAAAAACTATGTGTGAAAATGCCCAACCATATCACACATATAGCGAATATGCTTCCGgtttagtttgtttttaaaaaaaaaaggcagtgTTCATTGTCTGTTAGTACTTGTGTTTTCTTGGCATGTAATTCAACAAAGAGCGTTCCTACATCTTTTGTACTTAGTAGTTACACCTTTTAGCTATGAAGCTGGCATTGAGGTTGAGACTGGTTTTTCTATATCAAAGGTTGTACGGAAATTTAAACGTTGTCAAGTATGACACTTGGTGGGCCTGTGTTTGTGAATGCTTGTACAGCTTATGCTCATGTGCGTGTATTTGTGTGGTGAACCATGTCTGCTGTTACAAAATTGCTGTAAAAGTTCTTTATGTTGATTCACAATTTGGAATGGCATCTTCTTACGATATTCTCTTTCATTGAAGAAGGttgtgtttttgtgtgtgtgtgtggggctGTGTGGGTGCCTCGCGAGCGTTTTAAATTCAACAAATGAGTATTAAGATTTTGGGAGAATTTGTTCTATCACTAATTCAAAGAAGTAGATTATTAGGAGAGTCATCCCACTGACCTCTATGTTGACATCAGTTTTACATGGGTCAGTGTTTACAGCTTTTGGTTGCTTCTATATTAGGACCTTGTGTCTGGGTATTAAGATTAAGCACATTGTATTAGAGTAAACTGAGACTTCAATTAGAGGTTCAGTTGCTCCAGTCAGATACAGAATTTGAAAAGATTATTCGAGTAACTTATCAAGCAGATCAGAAGATCAAATGTAGATTGTTCTCAAGGGAGGGTTTACGTGCTAGTTAAGATACACTGAAGTATTTTGTTTACATTAACTTGTATTGTTTGTGGTATGCGCCTGGATCTGTTATGACGACTTATGTGGAAGTTTACTTTTAAGCAGAAAGAGTGCATCAATCAGACTTCGGTTGCTTGACATGGATGGCTGAAAGTGTATTGTCATGTAAGTCAAGCCATCTAAAATGTATCGTTGCATGCACTGACCTTCTAAAATGTCTCGTTCCCATCACAAGTGTGCAGTGATGTAGCAACTGGTGTGGCATGGTTTTGTGGATCAATAAATGTAGATTACATTCGTGGAAGGCGAGGTGAACTCCTCCAAATCTTCAACGTGAactgtgagtatttattttaatGATCGTTATCCAGCAATTCTGTTTATGGTTTTGTTAATTGATAGTATATCAGGCGTGCTCTGTGATTTTATTATTTGATGTGTTGCTCAGAAAGAAAGCAAGCTATTTTAAATCAGCGAGGGCCGAGGGGTGGTAGACAATTTTGTGAGAGTATATTTGTTCAGTAGGTTTCCATAAAGACTTTTTATTGTTAGTATTACAGTTGTGCAGAAACATGTGCTGTGCCGCAGCTTTCAAGCTGCGCATATGTTTTAGAGCGGCTTACCGGTCCCAATCCCAATCTCTTTGTCCATCTGGGTGAAACAGATTTCGCAGCTGGTGGAGGAAACCTAAGTTCAGAGTCTTCAGACCCCAATCCAGTCGACTTTGAATGTGCAGCCTAATTCCGAATGAAACTGTTGTCAtcatgtaaatgttgtctaaagcCGGTAAGTGCTATAACAGGAGTGAAAAATGTATATGTGAGGATATCATTTCCTGAAAGATATGGGGATTTTGTTGATGTCCTcagttacaaattttttttttgagaaggaACATGGAAAACAGAGCAAAAGGGTAACCATGCCGCAGAACCCAATCAGCCCAGGCTCGCACCATAAACAAGCCAGCATGAAggataataaaataaagaagcaaCTGCAGGAGGACCAAGCAATCTACAGAGAAGGAGCAATGCTGATAAATCGAAACCCGGCCAATTATTTTACGGTCAGGGAGAACATAAGTCCGACAATCCACAGGTGATAATCGGCTGCTCATCCCCAGTTTGATCCCAGTATGGTTTCTGTTGGTTGTTGAGGCCGTGACGTGTATCTGGTTCTGGAAAAACAAAGTCGCGTACCTCTTGGCGAGTTATGGAGTTGATCATTTTGAGAACCGCGGTGACTTGAGGGGCTCGATTGTTTCTGTAGGAATCATTTGGGTTCTGACAattcttagtaatcttaaactTTCTTTTGGGTTCTGAAATTTCTTGGTAATCTTAAACTTCCTCGTCGAAATGGAATATATTTTGTTCTCGGGCTTTAGAGGAATGAGAATCCTGTCTGCGAATCAAAAGGTTGAAGGAGTTCAATTACCAAGAAATTTCTCTGTTCATCAACATGAAGGCCGTTAAGGCTGGAATTCTCGCCCCCCACTCCAGTTGAAATCCGAAGTTTCATAATGTCCAAACAAATAAGTGCAAATTCTGACGATTCATTTTAAACAAGTAAAtgttaatttaaattaaacgaaCTGAAAACATGAATTAATTGGGGTAAATAAGAAGCTCTACTGACTGAGACCGACTACTCAGCAGAGGAGGGCTCTTCCGGAGAAGATGCGGAAGCGGAAGCAGCTTCGTCGGCACTAGAGAGCAAGGTCCACTCTGCAGGGAGAGGAGGCAGGGAAGCGTACACAGTGGGCTTGCGTTTAACGTCCCACGGCTGCGTTTTACGTGGCCGAGTCTTCCGGTGGTGCGCAGTCGCCTTCTTCTGTGGCCTTGACGAGCACTCTATCACcaacccaccaccaccaccaccattaccGGTGGTTGAGCCGTGCCATGGGGCTGAATTGGTCACTCCAAACGACGTCATCGCAGGTGGGTTCTTCACGGCCACACCCACCGGCACCAAATGAGACC
This window contains:
- the LOC139191989 gene encoding large ribosomal subunit protein cL38-like, whose amino-acid sequence is MGSSFLNVIPRGTNRGGAKQEQAKMSVSAVLGSHLVPVGVAVKNPPAMTSFGVTNSAPWHGSTTGNGGGGGGLVIECSSRPQKKATAHHRKTRPRKTQPWDVKRKPTVYASLPPLPAEWTLLSSADEAASASASSPEEPSSAE